From Cydia splendana chromosome 12, ilCydSple1.2, whole genome shotgun sequence, a single genomic window includes:
- the LOC134795353 gene encoding uncharacterized protein LOC134795353, whose protein sequence is MPGRGFPQVKHEPASEDDDSQYAHGYLTNQGSESLEELAPPAPAGPAATPVAIKQEPAEPAVTLETLAPAPHSDTLGSMLIDRHKTLSGANDADSMDFMPLLIVKDEPLSEGEQHHLSGSDTSDSSTQPEPPRGSPKNWTQQDMELALEALRTHNMSLTKASATYGIPSTTLWQRAHRLGIDTPKKEGASKSWSEEDLRGALHALRSGAISANKASKAYGIPSSTLYKIARREGIRLAAPFNAAPTAWRRADLERALASIRCGAASVQRAASQFGIPTGTLYGRCKREGIELSRSNPTPWSEDAMGEALEAVRVGQMSINQAAIHYNLPYSSLYGRFKRCKYQSPQAMPQQNMPEMEMEPQQAQMYYQHQVPMPEEYHQSYMTEPEVIHAPVIQEPYGMYYQGCSSSIATS, encoded by the exons ATGCCTGGCCGCGGTTTTCCGCAGGTCAAGCACGAACCGGCCTCCGAAGACGACGACTCGCAGTACGCACACGGCTATCTCACCAATCAG GGTTCGGAAAGTCTGGAGGAGCTAgcgccgccggcgccggcggGCCCCGCCGCCACGCCGGTCGCCATCAAGCAGGAGCCCGCCGAGCCTGCCGTCACGCTCGAGACCCTCGCGCCGGCGCCGCACTCGGACACGCTG GGTTCCATGCTCATCGATAGACACAAGACGCTGTCCGGCGCGAACGATGCTGACTCCATGGATTTCATGCCTCTCCTTATTGTTAAAGACGAACCTCTCTCTGAAGGAG AGCAACACCACCTGAGTGGGTCAGACACGAGTGACTCCAGCACCCAGCCGGAGCCGCCTCGCGGCAGCCCTAAAAACTGGACACAGCAAGACATGGAACTGGCTCTTGAGGCCCTGCGGACGCACAACATGAGTCTTACTAAG GCGTCAGCCACATACGGCATCCCGTCAACAACGCTGTGGCAGCGCGCGCACCGGCTTGGCATCGACACGCCCAAGAAGGAGGGCGCGTCCAAGTCCTGGAGCGAAGAGGATCTTCGCGGCGCCCTTCACGCGTTGCGGTCCGGAGCTATTTCTGCCAACAAGGCCAGCAAGGCTTACG GCATTCCAAGCAGTACGCTGTACAAGATCGCTCGGCGCGAGGGCATCCGCCTGGCGGCTCCGTTCAACGCGGCGCCCACCGCGTGGCGGAGGGCTGACTTGGAGCGGGCGCTGGCGTCCATCCGCTGCGGAGCGGCGTCTGTACAGCGAGCGGCTTCGCAATTTGGCATACCTACAG GCACGCTGTACGGGCGATGCAAGCGTGAAGGGATCGAGCTGTCACGGTCTAACCCTACGCCCTGGTCCGAAGACGCAATGGGAGAGGCCTTGGAAGCTGTTAG GGTAGGACAAATGTCAATAAACCAAGCAGCGATCCACTATAATCTGCCTTATTCGTCACTCTACGGACGATTCAAGAGGTGCAAATATCAA aGTCCTCAAGCAATGCCCCAGCAGAACATGCCGGAGATGGAGATGGAACCCCAACAAGCCCAGATGTACTATCAGCACCAAGTGCCCATGCCCGAGGAATATCATCAGAGCTACATGACGGAACCTGAAGTCATACATGCCCCTGTCATTCAGGAGCCCTATGGGATGTACTATCAAG gTTGCAGCAGCAGTATCGCGACGAGTTGA